The following proteins are encoded in a genomic region of Leifsonia psychrotolerans:
- a CDS encoding ABC transporter permease encodes MGQNPEQEFGDDSTMTPVPVEPNESAPIVVLPTGLPVGKPKSMFRLGFEVFIQNRLAIAGLVIVFLAVVFCFLGPLVYPTNQVTVNLADVNLPPGPGHPLGTDGAGYDQLGRMMIGGQASLIVGFAAAAIATIIGTLWGAIAGFFGGVIDGLMMRIVDAILSIPILFLLLFLVTIVQPSIPVMIFVLGLTAWLIPARLVRGESLTLRVREYVQAVRVMGGSSWRSVSRHIMPNVVGTVIVNATFQVADAILLVAYLGYLGLGIAPPATDWGGMLSDGTQNIFTNYWWLIYPPGLAIILVVVAVNLVGDGLRDSVEVRLQRR; translated from the coding sequence ATGGGACAGAACCCAGAGCAGGAATTCGGCGACGACTCGACAATGACGCCCGTTCCCGTCGAGCCGAACGAGTCGGCCCCGATCGTCGTGCTTCCCACGGGCCTCCCCGTCGGCAAGCCCAAGAGCATGTTTCGGCTCGGTTTTGAAGTCTTCATTCAGAATCGGCTTGCGATCGCCGGCCTCGTCATCGTCTTTCTCGCCGTGGTGTTCTGCTTTCTCGGCCCTCTCGTCTATCCGACCAACCAGGTGACCGTCAACCTGGCTGATGTGAATCTGCCGCCGGGTCCCGGGCATCCGCTGGGCACCGACGGTGCCGGCTACGACCAGCTCGGCCGCATGATGATCGGCGGGCAGGCCTCGCTCATCGTCGGGTTCGCGGCAGCAGCTATCGCCACGATCATCGGCACACTGTGGGGGGCAATCGCCGGTTTCTTCGGTGGGGTGATCGACGGACTCATGATGCGTATCGTCGACGCGATCCTGTCGATCCCCATCTTGTTCCTGCTCCTGTTCCTCGTCACGATCGTGCAGCCGAGCATCCCGGTGATGATCTTTGTTCTCGGTCTGACCGCGTGGCTGATCCCCGCGCGTCTCGTGCGCGGGGAATCGCTCACACTGCGGGTGCGCGAATATGTCCAGGCCGTGCGGGTGATGGGTGGCTCGAGTTGGCGCTCGGTCTCACGGCACATCATGCCCAATGTCGTGGGCACCGTCATCGTGAACGCGACATTCCAGGTTGCGGATGCGATTCTGCTCGTGGCCTATCTCGGCTATCTCGGCCTGGGAATTGCGCCGCCGGCCACCGACTGGGGCGGGATGCTCAGTGACGGCACTCAGAACATCTTCACGAACTATTGGTGGCTGATCTACCCCCCGGGACTCGCGATCATCCTGGTCGTGGTGGCCGTCAACCTGGTTGGTGACGGGCTGCGCGACTCGGTCGAAGTCCGACTGCAACGTCGGTAG
- a CDS encoding ABC transporter ATP-binding protein: protein MALLEITDLSTDIRLSKSTVHALDSVSIAVEAGETLGLVGESGSGKTMTALSIERLLPPGGSIVGGQVLFNGLDLASASEATMRSVRGGDIGMIFQDPMTSLNPVQTIGEQVGEPLVLHRGLSRSEANESVLKMFELVGLPNAAGNLNTYPHQMSGGQRQRVMIAMALICEPKLLIADEPTTALDVTIQKQILELIDRLRVELNMAMILVTHDLGVIAGRADRVAVMYAGKIAEMATTSTLFDWPRHRYTEALFEALPERAAGTGALLYSIPGLPPDLVSPPPACRFAPRCRFATDVCRTVVPTLEAVALKTGVQEFACFVPCTEPLGSAEELAAKHEAASATVSDPLLTENREWVAPKADMPATSQPLLQLESLVKDFPVTAGAIARRKVGAISAVAEVSLSIGRGQTLGLVGESGCGKTTLGRLVVGLEKPTSGRILFRGRPVESLRGKEAREGRRNVQFMFQDSYASLDPRMRVRAVLREPLEIQRVGTARDRNTRVDELLDAVGLPRSSAERYPHEFSGGQRQRIGLARALALQPALIVADEPVSALDVSIQAQVLNLMKELQRERELTYLFISHDLSVVRYLSDVIAVMYLGKLVEIGSAVDVYSRPNHHYTRGLIDTIPVADPAVEKQKTQLGVRGELPSAMNPPSGCRFRTRCPAAQEICARVEPPLQVGGGGIRPHLLPEPTGPASHLVACHFPLNVDSVIHKTGKVHI from the coding sequence ATGGCACTGCTCGAAATCACTGATCTCAGCACCGACATCCGTCTGAGCAAGTCGACGGTGCACGCGCTCGACTCGGTGAGCATCGCTGTCGAGGCCGGCGAAACGCTGGGGCTGGTCGGGGAATCCGGCAGCGGAAAAACAATGACCGCTTTGTCAATCGAGCGCCTACTGCCGCCGGGCGGATCCATCGTCGGCGGTCAGGTGCTCTTCAACGGCCTCGACCTCGCCTCGGCGTCTGAGGCCACGATGCGCTCGGTGCGGGGTGGAGACATCGGCATGATTTTTCAAGACCCGATGACGAGTCTCAATCCGGTGCAGACCATTGGTGAGCAGGTGGGCGAGCCTCTCGTGCTGCACCGCGGCCTGAGCCGGTCCGAGGCCAACGAGTCGGTGCTGAAGATGTTCGAGTTGGTGGGACTTCCGAACGCCGCCGGGAACCTCAATACGTATCCGCACCAGATGTCGGGTGGGCAACGCCAGCGTGTGATGATCGCGATGGCCCTGATCTGCGAACCGAAGTTACTGATCGCCGACGAACCGACGACGGCACTCGACGTCACGATTCAGAAGCAGATCTTGGAACTCATCGATCGCCTGCGCGTCGAACTGAACATGGCCATGATCTTGGTCACCCATGACCTGGGTGTGATCGCCGGGAGGGCCGACCGGGTTGCCGTCATGTATGCCGGCAAGATTGCCGAGATGGCCACCACCAGCACGTTGTTCGATTGGCCGCGGCACCGGTACACCGAGGCGCTCTTCGAAGCTCTTCCGGAGCGTGCTGCCGGCACCGGTGCCCTGCTCTATTCAATTCCGGGGCTGCCCCCCGACCTCGTGTCCCCGCCCCCGGCCTGCCGGTTTGCGCCGCGATGCAGATTTGCGACTGACGTCTGCCGCACTGTCGTGCCGACGTTGGAGGCTGTGGCACTGAAAACAGGAGTGCAGGAGTTCGCCTGTTTCGTGCCCTGCACCGAGCCCCTCGGCTCAGCCGAAGAACTTGCCGCCAAACATGAAGCCGCCAGCGCGACAGTGAGCGACCCCCTCCTCACCGAGAACCGGGAGTGGGTGGCGCCGAAGGCCGACATGCCCGCCACGTCGCAACCGCTCCTGCAGCTCGAGAGTCTCGTGAAGGACTTTCCGGTGACTGCCGGTGCAATCGCGCGACGCAAGGTGGGTGCCATCAGTGCCGTCGCCGAGGTCTCCCTCTCGATCGGCCGCGGCCAGACCCTCGGGCTTGTCGGCGAGTCGGGGTGCGGTAAGACCACACTCGGTCGGCTGGTGGTTGGTCTCGAAAAGCCGACCAGCGGGCGCATCCTGTTTCGTGGACGCCCCGTTGAAAGCCTTCGCGGCAAGGAAGCGCGCGAGGGCCGCCGGAATGTGCAGTTCATGTTTCAAGATTCCTACGCCTCCCTCGATCCGCGCATGCGGGTGCGGGCCGTTCTCAGGGAACCTCTCGAGATTCAACGCGTCGGCACCGCGCGGGACCGCAACACGCGGGTCGACGAACTGCTCGATGCCGTCGGGCTTCCCCGCAGTTCGGCGGAACGCTATCCGCACGAGTTCTCGGGTGGACAACGCCAACGCATCGGGCTCGCCCGGGCGCTCGCGCTCCAGCCCGCTCTGATTGTGGCCGACGAACCGGTCTCGGCACTCGATGTGTCGATCCAAGCGCAGGTTCTGAATCTGATGAAGGAGCTTCAACGGGAACGTGAGCTCACCTATCTCTTCATCAGCCACGACCTCTCGGTGGTGCGTTACCTCTCCGACGTCATCGCCGTCATGTATCTGGGCAAGCTGGTCGAGATCGGGTCGGCAGTCGACGTGTATTCGCGACCGAACCACCACTACACACGCGGGCTGATCGATACCATTCCGGTCGCAGACCCCGCCGTCGAGAAGCAGAAGACCCAGCTCGGGGTGCGTGGAGAACTCCCGTCTGCGATGAACCCACCGAGCGGATGCCGCTTCCGCACACGATGCCCGGCCGCCCAGGAGATCTGCGCGCGCGTCGAACCCCCACTGCAGGTGGGCGGTGGCGGGATTCGCCCCCATCTGCTGCCCGAACCGACCGGACCGGCTAGCCACCTCGTGGCCTGTCACTTTCCGCTCAACGTCGATTCGGTGATTCATAAGACCGGAAAGGTGCACATCTGA
- a CDS encoding betaine/proline/choline family ABC transporter ATP-binding protein produces MSENIAISAHHLYKAFGRKPKEVVKKLQAGADRSSLSHLGTAAVIDASFDVKAGEIFVVMGLSGSGKSTLIRMLNGLLEPTSGSVTVMGTPISGIPAQKLREVRRSNISMVFQHFALLPHRTVLDNAAYGLEVQGIPLAERRERAQSIVERVGLAGWESKLPGELSGGMQQRVGLARALVSDTDILLMDEAFSALDPLIRREMQEQLVELQSELGKTIIFITHDLNEAMFLGNRIAVMRDGRIVQVGTPDDILTDPANDYVAQFVQDVDRARVLTASGVMEPAKSVVSASAGPRAALRTMRDLQTSAAFVVGNGRTLVGVVRDKDVMRQVRAGETDLSLIVRNDVATIEPDAHLSDMFELSVESPLPVAVIDDKKRLLGVIPRVTLLAALGNVPSHTGEVAIVEPPATYSMEVITETLRETAPAFASEGGTR; encoded by the coding sequence GTGTCCGAAAACATCGCAATTAGCGCTCACCATCTCTACAAAGCATTTGGTCGCAAACCCAAGGAAGTCGTCAAAAAACTACAGGCCGGTGCCGACCGGTCATCGCTGTCACACTTAGGAACTGCTGCCGTCATTGATGCGTCCTTCGATGTGAAGGCCGGCGAGATCTTCGTGGTCATGGGCCTGTCTGGCTCGGGCAAATCGACCCTGATCCGCATGTTGAACGGATTGCTGGAGCCGACATCCGGCTCGGTCACCGTTATGGGAACGCCGATCAGCGGAATTCCGGCGCAGAAGCTTCGTGAGGTCCGTCGCTCGAACATTTCGATGGTATTCCAGCACTTCGCCCTGCTCCCGCACCGCACCGTGCTCGATAACGCCGCATACGGTCTCGAAGTGCAGGGAATTCCGCTGGCGGAGCGCCGTGAGCGTGCCCAGAGCATCGTCGAACGGGTTGGTCTCGCCGGCTGGGAGAGCAAACTCCCCGGTGAACTGTCCGGCGGCATGCAGCAGCGTGTGGGGCTGGCCCGCGCCCTCGTCAGCGACACCGATATTCTTCTGATGGATGAGGCGTTCTCTGCCCTCGACCCGCTGATCCGTCGCGAGATGCAAGAGCAACTCGTCGAACTTCAGTCCGAACTGGGTAAGACCATCATTTTCATCACGCACGATCTGAACGAAGCCATGTTCCTCGGAAACCGCATCGCAGTCATGCGCGATGGCCGCATCGTTCAGGTGGGCACCCCCGACGACATTCTCACCGACCCCGCAAACGACTACGTTGCGCAGTTCGTGCAGGATGTCGACCGGGCACGGGTGCTCACCGCATCCGGAGTGATGGAACCGGCGAAGTCAGTCGTCTCAGCCTCGGCTGGCCCCCGGGCCGCCCTGCGCACGATGCGCGACCTGCAGACTTCTGCCGCATTCGTCGTGGGCAACGGCCGCACCCTGGTCGGTGTTGTACGGGACAAGGACGTCATGCGCCAGGTGAGAGCGGGCGAGACCGATCTCAGCCTCATCGTGCGCAACGACGTGGCCACCATCGAACCCGATGCGCACCTCAGCGACATGTTCGAGCTTTCGGTCGAGAGCCCGCTGCCGGTCGCCGTCATCGATGACAAGAAGCGCCTCCTCGGCGTGATTCCCCGTGTCACCCTGCTTGCCGCGCTGGGAAACGTTCCGTCGCACACGGGCGAGGTCGCAATCGTTGAACCACCGGCCACCTACTCGATGGAAGTGATCACCGAGACCCTACGAGAAACGGCCCCGGCATTCGCTTCTGAAGGAGGTACCCGATGA